One Aquarana catesbeiana isolate 2022-GZ linkage group LG04, ASM4218655v1, whole genome shotgun sequence genomic region harbors:
- the GPR6 gene encoding G-protein coupled receptor 6: MNESLNDNDTGFSLPWIRSSDANASLELSAFFSIFTINPWDIMLCISGTIIACENAIVVAIIFYTPTLRTPMFVLIGSLATADLLAGFGLILNFVFQYVIQSETISLITVGFLVASFTASVSSLLAITVDRYLSLYNALTYSSEKTILWIHLMLVVTWGVSACLGLLPVLGWNCLDDISSCSVVRPLTKSNVALLSTSFFFIFILMLHLYIKICKIVCRHAHQIALQQHFLAASHYVATKKGVSTLAIILGTFGASWLPFAIYCVVGDQDYPSVYTYATLLPATYNSMINPIIYAYRNHEIQRSMWVLFCGCFQSKVSFRSRSPSDV, translated from the coding sequence ATGAATGAAAGCCTTAATGACAACGACACCGGCTTCTCTCTTCCCTGGATCCGCAGCAGCGATGCCAACGCTTCCCTGGAGTTGTCTGCTTTCTTTTCCATCTTCACCATCAACCCCTGGGATATTATGCTGTGCATCTCTGGGACCATCATTGCCTGTGAGAATGCTATCGTGGTGGCCATCATCTTTTACACCCCGACGCTGAGAACCCCGATGTTCGTGCTGATCGGAAGCCTAGCTACTGCAGACCTTCTGGCCGGCTTTGGCTTGATCCTTAATTTCGTGTTTCAGTATGTCATCCAGTCTGAGACTATTAGCCTTATCACCGTGGGGTTCCTGGTGGCCTCTTTTACTGCCTCTGTCAGCAGCTTGTTGGCCATCACCGTGGACCGGTACCTGTCCCTCTACAATGCATTGACTTACTCATCAGAGAAGACCATCCTCTGGATACATCTGATGCTTGTGGTCACCTGGGGGGTCTCAGCGTGTTTAGGACTTCTTCCAGTGCTGGGCTGGAACTGCCTAGATGACATCTCTTCTTGCAGCGTTGTCAGACCTCTGACCAAAAGTAATGTGGCTCTGTTGTCCACCTCCttctttttcatatttattttgatGCTGCACCTCTACATAAAAATCTGCAAAATTGTGTGCAGGCATGCACACCAAATAGCACTGCAGCAACATTTCTTGGCAGCATCCCACTATGTAGCTACCAAAAAGGGGGTGTCTACCTTGGCCATTATTCTTGGGACATTTGGGGCCAGTTGGTTGCCTTTTGCTATTTACTGTGTGGTGGGAGACCAAGACTATCCCTCTGTGTATACATATGCCACACTCTTACCTGCCACTTACAACTCTATGATCAATCCAATCATCTACGCCTACAGAAACCACGAAATACAAAGATCCATGTGGGTTCTCTTCTGTGGCTGCTTTCAATCCAAAGTGTCCTTTCGATCTAGATCGCCCAGTGATGTTTAA